A stretch of DNA from Cohnella algarum:
GCTCGATTCGGCTATTATCCCAAAGCGGTGCTGGCCGATCAGATTTACCGCACGCGGACAACTTGCGCTTCTGCAAGGAGAAGGATTCGACTGAGCGGACCGCAATTGGGGCGTCCGTCATCCGCCGATCAACAGGAGCAAAAGAAAATCGCCAAAGCGGATGCAGCCGCGCGCAATGCGGTGGAGGGCAAGTTCGGTGAAGGCAAGCGCAGCTATGGGCTTGGCCGTATTCGAGCGCACCTTCAGACGACCAGCGAGACCGTAATCGGGCTGCAACTGCTGGTGATGAACCTCGAAAAGAGACTCCGGGTTCTCTTTTTGCCCGTTTTGCAATGGCTATTGTCGAGGCTCGCAGTTCGTTGCTCGTGTCACCGTAAAATGTGACCCGTTCGCAAGCCCTAAATAGTATTGTTGATCCTTTTTGGCCAAATAATCGAAATAAGGCGCGTAGGCTGCGAAGGAAAGTCGTCGACGGTCACGCGAAGCGGAATGCGATGCTTGCCGGACAACACCTCGTAACCGTGCTCTTCCAGCAGCGTTACCCGCATCGGCCGGTTCCACTTCTCCCGCATGCGCGAGCTTCCGAAGCCTGGCGCTGGGCGGCTCTAACAGCACAAATGCAGCCGCCTCGCCAGCCACCAGACCAGCAGCCCCGCAACCGTCAAAAACAACAGCAATCGCCGAACCGCTCCACGATCGCTCCCCTCCGCATCGAACGTCGGCGTTATCGATTGTCGAGTTCCTGGAGGTTCGCCGCATCTAATCGTAGTTCGCGCCGCAAGCCCTGAATTCCTTTTTTCCGCGAAGGAACGCAAAAACGGAGCATGCCCGCGAGAACCGGTTATTCGATCCGGCCGTTCTTCGGCAGCTCCGGACAGATGTTCCCTTGCTTATTTCGTGCTAAGATCAACTTTGCGGTGAAAAGCGTTCGAGGCCTCGTCCACGACCGAGCGAACGAGCGACGGAACGGAATCCGGAGAACTTTCGTCTCTAACGTTTCCGAAGCGTTCGCTTCAAGCCGCCAATAGGCCAAAAATTCGATGTTGCCTTCGCCCCCGGTAATCGGGGAATAGGTCAGCCCTTGCAGCCGAAATCCAAGCTTCTCCGCGTGAGCCAGCACTTCGATCAGCACCGATTCGTGAACGCCCGGATCCCGACGACGCCGGATTTGCCTACTTGCTCGCGGCCTGCCTCGAATTGGGGCTTGATGAGCGCGACCGTCCCGCCGCCGGACTGAAGCAGCTCGGCCAGCGTCGGCAAAATCAGCTTCAGCGAGATGAACGAAACGTCGATCGTCGCAAATGCCGGCGCCGGCCGTCCAACTGGTCCGCGGTCATATGACGGAATTCGTCCGTTCCATGACCCGGACCCGCTCGTCCTGGCGCAGCGACCAGTCCAGTTGGTTGTACCGACATCCACCGCGTAGACGAATGCCGCGCCGTTCTGAAGCGCGCAATCGGTAAACCCTCCGGTGGAGGCGCCGATGTCGAGCATAACCGCATCCTTCAAATCGAGCCCGAAAAATCGGATCGCTTTCTCGAGCTTGAGCCCCCGCGGCTGACATACGGATGGGGCGCTCCTTTGACGACGATGGCGGCGTCGCGCGGCACCTTCGTCCCCGCCTTGTCGACGCGCTCCGTGCCGACTTGAACGAGCCCCGCCATAATCGCCGCCTTCGCCTTTTCGCGACTTTCGAAATAGCCTAACTCCACAAGCAAAACGTCGAGCCGTTCCTTGACGGGTACGTTCATCACGTCGCTCTCTGGCGCTTGCGGACGACGCGCTTGCGCAGCTCCTGCGCGACGTTTTCGGGCGTCAGCCCGACTT
This window harbors:
- a CDS encoding transposase, which encodes ARFGYYPKAVLADQIYRTRTTCASARRRIRLSGPQLGRPSSADQQEQKKIAKADAAARNAVEGKFGEGKRSYGLGRIRAHLQTTSETVIGLQLLVMNLEKRLRVLFLPVLQWLLSRLAVRCSCHRKM
- a CDS encoding SAM-dependent methyltransferase: MLDIGASTGGFTDCALQNGAAFVYAVDVGTTNWTGRCARTSGSGSWNGRIPSYDRGPVGRPAPAFATIDVSFISLKLILPTLAELLQSGGGTVALIKPQFEAGREQVGKSGVVGIRAFTNRC
- a CDS encoding S4 domain-containing protein → MNVPVKERLDVLLVELGYFESREKAKAAIMAGLVQVGTERVDKAGTKVPRDAAIVVKGAPHPYVSRGGSSSRKRSDFSGSI